The genomic segment GGTAACTCACCATGAGGTATTCATCAAAAATATTTCAACACAactaatatattaaaatatatattgtagATGTAACATACAATATCTGCTTATATAGCAGTATGTAAAGTAATCTTGCAAGTATATATTCAGCAGGTGATTCAATTCATTGTAATTCAGATTTTTGGTTCAACAGGTAGTGTTCACCAGGTGGTGTCCCAACAGGTCGTATTAGCAGGTCTATTGGTGTAAATTTAGAATTAACAAATGCTGTAGTCCTATTGTTTCATATTAATACTTATATCCCGGAACTTGTGTCAACACTACCTGTTGGAACACTACCTGTTGAACCAGCTATTTGCTCCAATAGGACTACATCATTTTGTTAATTCTAAATTTATACCAATAGATCTGCTAATATGACCTGTTGGAACCAATAATTTGAATTACATTGAATTGAATCACCTGTTGAATAATATACATGTAGGATTACTTTATATACTGTTATataagtggagaaaatggctgctttggagggaggactgtatggtgttataccctgctgaggttcctccctagACTTCACCCAcaaatatccaagaatttcctaacccagaattgACAGCCCTGTGGGTGAGACAAAGATGTATGGCCCCAGAGCCTGGTCTAGCTGAGAGATTCTGTCCCAGGATGTTTTGAGGGCCATGAGGGCTTTGAAAGGGCTGAGAGGAATTGATGGACTGATATGTGTTTTCACCATGGAGGCTGAATGGAATctccatattcaaaggcagtCTACTTTGGAataccagctgctgctgctgctgatgggAGCCAATATAAAAGAACTGAAATATACAACCTAAAATGCAGTACATAGATAAAGGATTCAGCATTTTCCCCAACCTTTCTTTCCCCAGCAGAGGATGGAATGCCACGAGCTATGAAGTCTGAATTTTTTCCTGTTCAGGGTGTGGAGGAAACAGCTTCCGTTCAGCCAGATCAGGTAGGAAAGGGATTGTGGGGGTGGTGGGAAGGGGGCAGCCTTGGTACCCTGTGTCCCCAAATACTTCATTTTCCTTCTGTCAAAATCTGCCCTCTGGGAAGGCTCTGATGGTCCCTTAGAAAAGATTCAGTCTTGCAGGGGAATATCCGGACACTTGAACGTAGCCATGATTGTGGTTTGCTTTCAGAAGGAAAGCAGCACAACTTCATCTCTGAGGAGAAAATGTTTTCTCGCTGCCTGCAGGGTccggtgtcctttgaggaggtggtggTGTGCTTCACCGAGGAGGAGTGGGCACTGCTGGATCGAGGCCAAAGGGCCCTGTATGGGGAAGTGATGGAGGAGAATTATGAGacggtggcctctctgggtaaggttcCCTGCTATTCCCCTCGATCATTCAAGCTAGTCATGGTCCCACTCCAGTTTCTGAGACCAGGGAGAGATTGGAGGTGGGCAGAGGAAGAGATGATGTGAGGTTGGGGGAAAAAGCTGACCCACAACTGCCTGTTTCTCATGGGATTCCCCTCCTCCCTGAAGAATTGGGTTTGCCATTTGTGGGGTGGTGGTGTTAtaaaatcatagagatggaagggcccatataggccatctagttcaaccccctgcccaatgcaggatcactgtaaaaaaaaaaatcctaatatgcagtcggtacctttccacccataatttaaacccattattgtgagtccttacTGCTaatagaaacagctccctgccctcttctaagtgacagacAGGATCCAAGCCTATTTTTGGTTTTGGGCAATATCTTagaatataaatttaaaaaggaCAATTTTATGCCAGAAAATCTGATAACTGGGGCATAAAatattaagaaaagccatgctggatcagaccaaggcccatcaagtccagcagtctgttcacatagtggccaatcaggtgcttctaggaaacccccagatgactgcagcagcattatcctgcctgtgttccacagcacctaatatattagtcatgctcctctgtttctggagagaatacgtatgcatcatgcctATTATTCATtactccagtttgaagagatccttttgtagctcttcacagtctgattttgttttaaccaccctaaataatttggtgtcatctgcaaacctggccaccttgctgttcacccccagctccaggtcattgatgaacaggttgaaaagcaccagtcccaacacagatccctgagggacaccactgctcacatccctccattggacAATTCCTGGATTTGTAGATCCATTTCCACCAGAGGGTCTTAACAGTGGGGTTTACAACTCCAgaatgggaaatttctggagatgctgagggtggagactggggagggcaaagtttggggagaggaaggccatgagtgtgtgtgtgtgtgtgtgtgtgtgtgtgtgttaagtgccgtcaagtcgcttctgactcatggcagcgctatgaatgaaagtcctccaaaatgtcctatctttgacagccttactcagatcttgcaaattgaaggctgtggcttcctttattgcaggagtggggaacctcaggcccgggggccgtatgcggcccccgaggacattttttgtggccctcgggagctccggggccctgctgcagaggcggggcgcagggcagccctcccagagggtgttcctggcaccacggcttacagtggtgctgcggcgccctttggacctcctctcgccgactgtcagctgttgagcgagagggagggggaaagagagggagggggaaagaggctggcggctcccggggggcttcgggggggggcttttgtggactctggggaggaaagggcatggagactggggccgggtcacgcggggctctgtgcgccaccgggtgtgtgtgtgggcaggggaggctggggcccggttgcgcggggccagcgggtgtgtgtggggggggggaaggcttttctctcttttcttcctctttttctgtcactctttctcctttctctccctctttttctgtctctttctttgtctcccttcatccttttctttctttctccctctctctccatttctttctccctttctctcccttcctcccttttcctctttctctgttttccttcctcccttgccgatcgactgtgggctgtgcccccctggcacctcatttgctcgggcgcactgctggctgcccttccgcctgggaggggggagggggggcaccctgcaggccttctctgtgtggcctcccctggggttgccatcctccaggtggtggctggagacctggcaaccgtagcctcttcccccccacaccgggagatctacacctggtatggcccctgaatgatgtcataaatgtgcaaatggcccttggcaggaaaaaggttccccacctctgctttattgagtcaatccatctcttgttgggacttcctcttttcctgctgccctcaacgtttcctagcatgactgtcttttccataaGTAGGCCATAAGTAGGGTATAATACCctggagtccatcttccaaagcagccattttctccatgggaactgatcgctgtagttcagttgtaattccaggacatctccaggttccacctaggccctggcaaccttatttttcagggtttttctctctcttttgttccATCAGGTTTGGGGTGTGAGGGAGACCCATTCACAGGTGGCCAATCTGAAGCGGAGGAAGAGCAGAAAAGAGAAAGCAATGAAAGGAGAAGGAGCAATTTTTCTGTTTCTCAGGGTGGTGAGATCCATGAAGCCCTAATTCAAGAGCAAGTAGACATAGGAAAGGGACAGATTCAGTGTCTCATGTGTGGAAAAGGCTTCAACATTCAATCCAGATTTAATAACCACTGGACGGTTCACACCGGGGGAAAACCATtcaaatgctcagagtgtgggaagagcttccgtCAGAAGAACAAACTGACTACGCATCagcgaatccacacaggagagaaaccgtaccTGTGCATGCAGTgtgggaggggcttcagttgcAACACACACCTTACACTACataaaaggattcacacaggggagaaaccatataaatgcccacagtgtggaaagagcttcagcaTTCGTTCAAACCTTCGacgacatcaaagaatccacaccggggagaaaccatatgaatgcccCGAGTGCGGCAGGGGCTTTGTGAATAATCCTGATCTTACAAGACACCAAaggatccacacaggagagagacCTTTTAAATGCGCTGAGTGTGGGAAACGGTTCAATCAGAAGGATGAATTGACcatacatcaaagaatccacacaggggaaaaacctttcatttgctcagtgtgtggaaagcgGTTCCGTGGGAAGAGTTCACTTTCTAAACACCAGcagattcacactggggagaagcccttcaaatgctccgaatgtggaaagagcttccttaATAACAGAGGCCTTATGAGGCATCAGAGAAGccacaccggggagaagcctTTTACGTGTTTGGAGTGCAATAAGAGCTTTTCTGAAAACTCAACCTTAAAGAAACACTTGAGAatccacagtggggagaaacccTTCACGTGTTCGAAGTGTAGCAAGAGCTTTTGTGATAACTCAGCCTTAAACAAACATTTgaggattcatacaggggagaaggcaTATCAGGGTTTGTGATGTGGGAAGTGGTATATTTCATCACTAAGATGACCTTAAAAAAGGGagccactgcagaccaacacagctacctacctaaactatttaaaaaaactgaGTCACAGGAGAATCCTGTaaatctaccttttaaggagaatcaaactggcttacaatctccttcccttcctctccccacaacagacaccttgtgaggtaggtgaggctgagagagctctaagagaaatgtgactagcttTCCCGAATCAAATCCTGATGGGTTCATACACCTTTGTATCTTCATCCTCTTAGAATAATttggtgacccccccccaaattggacCACCTCATTCACCCCTGACTCCAGATCCTCTCTCAGTTAAATAGCACCGCTCCCCATACAATTCCTGGGGGAAGCCTCCAGTTCCATTCTTTCCATTTTGAAAGAACTGTTGGGGTTCCTCATCTCTTCCTGTTTCAGTTTCTCTGGTGCCCACTGTTTCTTGACCCCTCCATTACCTCTTCTCCCACCCTTGGGCTTCAAGTCATAATTCTGGGTTAGTGAAGATTGTTGGCTGTCTTTGAAGTCTACTGTAAAACCAGCATCTAGATATATGCAATGTGTTATTCAGGCATGCAATGTTACCCAGCCCAGTTCTCAAATGAACTCCAGCAGGAATCTGTCAGATCCCATAAGATAATTATTTTGATCCTGGACCAGAGGACAGTCAAAAACATATTCTGTTCAAGTTGGAGCTCACTACCAAACCAAGGGCTCTTCTTGCCTAGAGACAAGCAAATAATTTAACTTTTGTCACATGGTCTAATTTTGATCACATTTACGTCTTCAGGATATGGCCCGTGTTCCTCAGGTTGTTTTTCTGTGTCCTCGTCTCAGTATCGTCTCTGCATCGGTTCTGAATTTCTGATAGTGTTTGGGGCTTTTGTGGGGCTCTGTGGAAAGGCATTTTATGTGTTCCAGCAACACTCAATAAACTCAGTCTGCTGTTTCCTACATTTTGGTTTCTATTTAGGGTCCTTTAACACACATCAGTTCCATTTTCTTGTTCTCTTTCCCATAATAACCCTGATTGATTTTGTAATGCTTCTTCAGAACTACACTTACACATCTTGTGGGTCTTCAACTCTCTCTCTGCTCCCCTGACCCCAGGACAGTTTCACTTTTCCCATAAATATTTAGGAAAATGCCTGTTTTAACTTGGAGTAAGGCCtggtctccttctcccccacatTATTTTCAGCTGTTCCTCTCTATAATCTTTATAATCTGTCATTTTTGTTTACAAACATCACTTTCCTCATGCTTTTCTCATAGCTTTCTCTTCCCTCATGGAAATatggtatatatttatttaagtgGGAGCTGGAGTTCAGCCTTGTTGGGAAAACTacattccttccttccagcatggtatagtggttaagaacagtggcctctgatctggagaaccaggtttgattccccactcctccacatgagcggcggaggctaacctggtgaactggatttgtttctccactcctacacatgaagcctgctgggtgaccttgggctagtcacagctctctcagccccatctacctcacagggtgtctgttgtggggaggggaggggaaggtgattgtaagccagtttaagtctcccttaagtggtagagaaagtcagcatataaaaaccaactcttcttcttcttcgtaatgCCTGAAAATTTTGTTCCTCACAACCCGCAGTCCATTTCTCCCTTCCCTATGACATTAGACCCAGAAAACCTTCCAGGAATGTAGTAATGGCcataggcatagacagctttaaaaggggattagacatatTCAAGGtgaataggtctatcagtggtcacaagtcatggtgactaaagggaacctccagagGGGTcagcctctgaatatcagtgccaagAAGCAACATCAAGGGAGGCCTCTATATCCTGTCTGCTGACCCTGCAgaagaactggctggccactgtatgagacaggatgctggactagatgcaaCACTGGTCTGATCCCATAGGGCACTCCTTATATTTCTAGGTGCTTGAGGACACTGTGCCTGTTGAACGTCTGCCTGGAAATATCACCTGAAAGCCAAGCTGGGAACCTGCTGCCAAGTCCGGGCATATGGGAAGCAAGCATTATCGCTGAGGTGGCGGGATGCCTCGACTACCGTACTTAATGTGGATGTTTTACTGCATCTTA from the Euleptes europaea isolate rEulEur1 chromosome 1, rEulEur1.hap1, whole genome shotgun sequence genome contains:
- the LOC130485291 gene encoding zinc finger protein 502-like, with protein sequence MCGKGFNIQSRFNNHWTVHTGGKPFKCSECGKSFRQKNKLTTHQRIHTGEKPYLCMQCGRGFSCNTHLTLHKRIHTGEKPYKCPQCGKSFSIRSNLRRHQRIHTGEKPYECPECGRGFVNNPDLTRHQRIHTGERPFKCAECGKRFNQKDELTIHQRIHTGEKPFICSVCGKRFRGKSSLSKHQQIHTGEKPFKCSECGKSFLNNRGLMRHQRSHTGEKPFTCLECNKSFSENSTLKKHLRIHSGEKPFTCSKCSKSFCDNSALNKHLRIHTGEKAYQGL